Proteins encoded within one genomic window of Microcebus murinus isolate Inina chromosome 8, M.murinus_Inina_mat1.0, whole genome shotgun sequence:
- the RBM45 gene encoding RNA-binding protein 45: MDEAGSSASGGGFRPGVDSLDEPPNSRIFLVISKYTPESVLRERFSPFGEIQDIWVVRDKHTKESKGIAFVKFARSSQACRAMEEMHGQCLGPNDTKPIKVFIAQSRSSGSHRDVEDEELTRIFVMIPKSYTEEDLREKFKVYGDIEYCSIIKNKVTGESKGLGYVRYLKPSQAAQAIENCDRSFRAILAEPKNKASESSEQDYYNNMRQEALGHEPRVNMFPFEQQSEFSSFDKNDNRGQEAISKRLSVVSRVPFTEEQLFSIFDIVPGLEYCEVQRDPYSNYGHGVVQYFNVASAIYAKYKLHGFQYPPGNRIGVSFIDDGSNATDLLRKMATQMVAAQLASMVWNNPSQQQYMQFGGSSGSQLPQIQTDVVLPPCKKKAPPETPVKERLFIVFNPHPLPLDVLEDIFCRFGNLIEVYLVSGKNVGYAKYADRISANDAIATLHGKILNGVRLKVMLADSPREESNKRQRTY; encoded by the exons ATGGACGAAGCCGGGAGCTCCGCGAGCGGCGGAGGCTTCCGTCCGGGCGTGGACAGCCTGGACGAACCGCCCAACAGCCGCATCTTCCTGGTGATCAGCAAGTACACGCCCGAGTCGGTGCTCCGGGAGCGCTTCTCGCCTTTTGGCGAGATCCAGGACATCTGGGTAGTGCGGGACAAGCACACCAAGGAGTCCAAGGGCATCGCCTTTGTCAAGTTCGCCCGCAGCTCCCAGGCCTGCAGGGCCATGGAGGAGATGCACGGCCAGTGCCTCGGCCCCAACGACACCAAGCCCATAAAG GTTTTCATTGCTCAGTCCAGATCATCTGGAAGTCATCGAGATGTTGAAGACGAAGAACTTACAAGAATCTTTGTTATGATACCAAAGTCGTATACAGAAGAAGATTTACGGGAAAAATTTAAA GTGTATGGAGATATCGAGTATTGCAGCATTATTAAGAATAAAGTCACTGGAGAGAGTAAAGGTTTGGGCTACGTACGATACTTAAAACCATCACAAGCTGCCCAAGCAATAGAAAACTGTGATCGAA GTTTTAGAGCAATCTTGGCTGAACCTAAAAATAAAGCATCTGAATCCTCAGAGCAAGACTATTATAATAATATGAGGCAAGAGGCTCTGGGACATGAACCTAGAGTAAATATGTTTCCCTTTG AACAACAATCTGAATTTTCAAGTTTTGACAAGAATGACAACAGAGGCCAGGAAGCCATCTCCAAACGCTTGTCAGTTGTATCAAGAGTTCCTTTCACTGAAGAACAGCTTTTCAGTATTTTTGATATAGTACCAGGATTGGAATATTGTGAAGTTCAACGAGATCCTTATTCAAATTATG GTCATGGAGTGGTTCAGTATTTTAATGTAGCATCAGCTATTTATGCAAAATACAAGTTACATGGATTTCAGTACCCTCCTGGCAATCGGATAGGTGTTTCCTTCATTGATGATGGAAGTAATGCAACAGA TCTCCTTAGAAAAATGGCAACGCAGATGGTAGCTGCACAGCTTGCATCAATGGTGTGGAATAACCCAAGTCAGCAGCAATATATG CAATTTGGAGGAAGTTCTGGATCACAGTTGCCTCAAATCCAGACTGATGTTGTACTTCCACCATGCAAAAAAAAAGCCCCTCCTGAAACTCCCGTGAAAGAAAGACTTTTTATCGTGTTTAATCCTCATCCTTTACCTTTAGATGTATTAGAAGATATATTCTG TCGTTTTGGTAACCTGATCGAAGTTTACCTTGTATCAGGAAAGAATGTGGGGTATGCCAAGTATGCAGATAGAATAAGTGCTAACGATGCCATTGCCACTTTACATGGAAAGATTCTCAATGGGGTCAGACTTAAAGTTATGCTGGCAGATTCCCCAAGAGAAGAATCTAACAAACGGCAAAGAACTTACTGA